ATCTCTACATGTacaattatatgaaaatgagATGCAATAGAAAATTTTTAGTATGTGGATTTTACTGTTTAAGTTTCTTTATCTTGCATTactatttttagaattttaaacaGTTTACCAATGTATTAGGTTGGCAAcaaatgatgttattttttaaaagaatgtaATTATATGACGTCCTTTATAAAATATACGACTTCgttatataaagataaatgtGAGAGTAAAATATGTACTCACCACAAACGTCATTTCCAGtacttataaaattataatagtaaaatatatgaaaagcaCATAGGCcattctttaatttaaacaatgttacttatcaaaatttatcacattaattaaaaaaagtaaatgatgCGACATTGCTTATAAACCacgataattaaaaaaaaaagttatgctTTTGAAAATACAGAACTAACGAATGTGACGTTTTATGTAATGATATGACATTaactttttatgatttataaaattaaactaatttttcaattaatttaaggtttgaaaaattttatgattaatttataaaagacagAACCTATTTTTGAAGCTATAAGTTTTCTCCCGATGAGATGCATTcaacaaaacacacaaattaaaacataaaagggACATTGTTTAATGATGTGTTTTTTGACTGCAAAAACGTAGGCTGAAAGAGGAACGGGAAATGTTGTGTGGAACAGAGGGTGCTACCATTGTTTTGCTTCAGTCATAAACCGCACATACAGATAGGACTTTTCTTTGGTTCCAAACTCCAACTACTTCTGAAagcaaattaattataaattaaactaacattTGGAATACCATTTTTACCCATTGTTATTCCCCAGTTCTTGATCACATTCTATTCACCCATCGCCACTCAAATTCAATTGTATAAGCTCCATTATTAAggacaaattatatttttatttactactGTGTACCACTCAAAATTTAGTTTCTTCATTCTCAATCTACGAccacattatataaaaaacataagaatAAGCTCAATGTTTTAAATcgcacatttaatatttataaagctTTATccattataaaactaaaatatcccTATTAAATCGcacaatatttaataaagtgtattaaaaaaatatccctattaaaaaaacatactttaaaatttaatttaaataaaataaaataaaatatagttattcattaattgttttttaaaaataaaataaaataggtaGTTATTTTCCATGactttaagaatatttttaattataatatttttaggaatatataatttacataaatGAATGtgattgtataaaataaataagactttttattataattttttacctATAGCATTCGTGTAGTAGGTGATTTAATGTAAAACTTTGTTAAAAATGTGGGATTTTAGAAGTGTATTTTGAGAAAATCTTAGACGTTTGGCTTACAAGTTGTTACAAGCACATGCTTTTAATATCATAACACCAAATACAGTATATACTATTTAGCCTTTTCATTTGTTTCCATTTAGATagtaaagagaaaaaacatgcaTCCACTAACAAGCATATAGAaaacttatttcatttatatttaactaaGGTTACAAAGAGCTTATTAAGggaaaaaagactaaattacaaaaaataaaagctagTTCACTGTGAttgtaaaataaacttaaaagataaaaatacatattttatttgtgtgtTATTTATTAGGAGATGATTGAGAAGCTAACAATgagtcttttttttcttttttattgaacaATTTCGTGAGTCATGATCGATTTCACCATAGTTAGGATAATGACAACGATGAGACTTCTTTGCAGCTTCAACTCTTCCTTTTGGCCTTGATCCTCTTGGTCGACTTTTCGTTTTGGAAGTGATAGGATTTTCAACATCACACTCATCAACATTTAGAACACCGTGTTCTAGATCAATTGAATTTTCTTGAACTTCAGGCATACTTTTTAAATAGTGAATGACTTTCTTTAACTCTTTAGTAGCTACTTCAACTCGGTCTTTGGTCTTTAAAGATTCAACCTCTAAAGTGAGCGAAACTCAACAGAGGAGTTATCATTAGAGTTGATTATGTGTCTTGATCGTGGGATCAATGAGCTTTTTTTTCTCCATCGAGAAGGAAAATATTCTTCTGCAATGCTAAAATAATCATTCTTCAACAATACTTGAATAACATGTCTAAATATTATCctagaaaattcaaattctttACAAGAACAATGAATTGAATTTGTTTCCTTTATCCAAGTTACAGAACGACCTCCATCAAGTTTGGTATGATATCGCACCGAGTAAGAGTCACTGTCAATCACAGTTGCTGAATATTTTGTAGATAACTCAGTCTCATGTTGAAGCAACTCAAAAGAATATGGTGTAAGTATGGATGTAGCATGTTCCTCGATTGGAAAACTCATTTTCAATAGaggattatgatatttttgacGCGTTCTCGCCTCTTCTCCAGCTTGATTTCTAATGTTCACATCAACTCCAAccttaaaaaaaggaaatatgaaaaacttataAGTTGATTATAAtaagggaagaaaaaaaacttgtagcaccaaaaaataatatattcttacTTGATTCACAAAGTCCACCAAAATCGTTTTAACATCcaaaaaacttttattatatgAGTTTATAGATTTTGAACGTCCGATTGTCGTCATCCCAGCAAAAAAGAATTCTTTCAAATAGGCTAAGGCCCAAAATTGACGATGAGAATACAAAGTCTCAATATGCGTGTTAGGGCATTGATCCCTGCACCTTCACGTTTTTGGACCTCCACCTCCTCATTCCACTTTTatcccttcttttttatttatattcctattttttttatttatattcctattatacccttaagtaaaatttattttatagactaattttaatttcaatcttCTACCATACAAAACCTATTTTTTTCTCACCTTATACTTTCTGTTGTTTCTTGATTCTGTTtcattgtgtttattttttttttttcaattttgtgcTCTTTTTCTTTCACTATGAGGAATCGTTGGCTGGTGATGGAAGGAATCGTTGGCTGGTGGTGGAAGGAAAGTTGCAATTGTGCAGTGTTTCAAGTCGTGGTGGTTAAAGGAGAACGTCCGCGGTGCAGTAGGTGCAGTAGGTTCGTACTCCACTCTTAAAAGTAGCCTAAACCCTTAAATactctataaattaattaaaaatacaataaactaataaaaaaaagtaaaacaaaataattatgtaacaaaattatttgaaaataaaaagttaaaaattaattacttataaaataagcTAAAAACTTAAAAGTAACAAATGGTTTATGGATATGTGATTTTGCTCAATTTTATTCTTGCACCATTAAGCATATGAAGAATTATATTGTACTCCGGTGATTACTTTTTTCGTTTTCACTCGTAATGAATTAACTTgcctttttttgtttgattccATTGAAATTGATATTGGTGATGTAATGTTGCCCATATATCATCATATCTTGTGCGAGATAGAATCGATGTAAGGTATAATTTGTAAATTCTGCATTTCCGTGATTCACGAGCTGTGTTAGATTTCTTACAACGTATGTCGACATCCATTTGGTcctgaaacggatgtcgatatcCATCGATGGATGTGCGACATCCGTTTAGGCTAGACGTCTTCTTCCTCTTACGCACACAGAAACAAAAGCAACAGAGAAAAAAACGAAGCAATAGAAAAATCGCACACACAGACCAGAAATCAACacaatcttaaaatttatattacatacATTTACAAACGAAGAAATCAACAACCTTATATCATGCGCAACGAAATAAGCTAACCTCTTGTAGACGGCAGAAACGAAACGAAACAACAATCATCACGCCGCACTACCGCACACACCCGCCGCACCGCCGCACCGCCGCACACACCAAAAGCTAAAAGTACATATGACTGTGAGAGTTGGAAagttttgttttagaaaataaacgTGGAGCGTGGGGTGAGAAGGGGAGGTGGGGCTGTCTTCGAAAGGCTGTGAAAGTTGAAGTAGAAAGTAAAAATTAGGATTACTTAGTTAACagggttaaaaaaataaaaaaaaaatagaaaaaggttatttttgtaattaaggaaaagttaaaaaaaaatgggaagGTGGAGGATGGAagtggggaggtggagggatcaACGTCCTGCGTGTTATTACTTGTATGAAAGCGTCCAACCATCAAATTCCATTATTGTTCAAAATCACTAgcacataaaaattatatagtCTATAAAATACTCAATTTTGAAATCGTCATATTTTGTACCTTAAGGGAAAAAAAACAAGTTGGCAACTTTGTTGCAATATGCCATATGCAAAAAGCATGCTTTGTATTTGGCAATTTCTTTGAAATAGCTTCTTTAAGTGCATGGTCTTAATCAATTAGAATTGTTTGTCGATATTTTCTTTAATGCATacaaaactcaaaaaatataacaaacaataaaaattattaaaatacaaaaattaatatttaagaaacaaaaatagcaataaataattacaacaTATCTTTAAATCCCATGTGAAGACAGATATTTTCTCATCTCTTAatagaaaacaacaacaacaaaaaagatTTTTCATGATTATCAATTCCAACCCATAGTCCAAGAGACATATTATAACGATTAGTCCGATAATACCAAAGTGAGTGGTGCTATCACGTTCTCTTCCATAAAGAGATCCAAGTTTTTCAtagataattattaaatatcaacaatccacttaattaatataataatgtatattacacttttaagttataaaaaataaataaatactattaaaataatattattttgaattgttacgtgtttttttttatttggtacaTATCACCACTCATTTTTATATGAGATGACAACAAATTTCTCATTAAAAATCGTGCTAGATATGTTTACTTGTTTAGATTTTTTTGTGTGGCTttaaggaaaatatttaaatattgttctAATAGGCAAATATACCTCAAAGTTAAAACGTTCAAAGTTCCCATCTTCACTTCATTCTTCCCTATTTAACTTAATGTTTATGAAATATTTcgatatgaatatttttttttattattgtctaGATtcaatgtatttattattataaatgctcctttaataatattaagagtaatttaaatgtattaattGGACTATGAAtgtcaaatgaataaaatacCCACAGAAACCAATATGATGGATCCTGAGTCCTAATACTACAAAAGAGTAGTTAATgcataaaaagatttaattaatcAACATTTACAATGATTTATTTATCATTACCTTTTATTGAACAAATAAAAGTTTTGATAGGATATAAACCATAACTAAATACTTAAAAGCTATATGTATAACCAAAATTTGCATTAGTTAAACACGGTGAACTAAACTGTGGGAGAGAATATGGCCCTTTTATAAAAGCTTGAACGATTAATTTATAAGCAGCTTCAGTTAAATGTTTCCCATCCCATCCAATATACTTGGAAGGATCATCACAAGCATTCACGCCTGGATCACCACATTTTATTGATCCATTGAAATTGTACGGACCTCCCTTTCCACAACAGGCTTTAAGACCAATAAATCCTGCATACCAATCAAAAAGTATATCATTTCCTTTGATGAAGTATGAATATGCATTATCTAACCACTTTCCCTCAATTTGTTACCAAAAGTATATCAAACAAAGATAAATGAGCTTTGCTCAAACTTGTATCAGTGAGAATTGGGAAGAATGAATTACCAAATTTTGCAGGATGACGATATAAAGTCATTGCAGCATTGTAATAATCAACATAGATAATATTAACATGACGATGAAGAGCTCGAAgcttatttaattcaatttggAGTCTATGGTTGTAATATTCAGAAAACTCGTTTAACCACTTCAAGCATCCAAATTTGTCATATTGCTTCTCAACTTTAGTTtcataaattgttaaataatttgcACTACATCCAAAAGGCAAAATCCCAGGAACCATGAGCGTGCGAGCCCCTAAACCAATCAACTCCTgtaaaggaaaaattaattacaagctaaaatagaaaatataagttagaaattataaaccaaaaataaataaaaaaactttagttaATTCTTCCGAGTTACATATGCTATCACcgcttaaaaaaaaaaaaaaagaaatcaacaaattaaacaaatttcattaattcactaacaaattaaacaaatttcataattttacaCCAATGCATTCAatagtttttcataaaaagaatATAGCATTGTACTCCTACAAGAAATTATTAACAGTTTACGGACCGTTAAAAATCtgttaataaaatgtaaattgataaattataaagtatattaagaaatatattagcAATTATCAAAAGTCAAAAATTCGTTAATAAATAccatctataaatatttat
Above is a genomic segment from Vigna radiata var. radiata cultivar VC1973A chromosome 10, Vradiata_ver6, whole genome shotgun sequence containing:
- the LOC106774956 gene encoding sinapine esterase-like encodes the protein MNGEDGIPMRPVRIIVIAFALITFFSLTSSKSESCPYSSIFSFGDSLADTGNLYLSSPPLSDNCFFPPYGETFFHNVTGRCSDGRLIIDFIAEFLGMPSVKPYLEKKNIGGWSWKDGGANFAVSGATAIESTFFQRRGIPVKTNYSLSVQLTWFKELLELIGLGARTLMVPGILPFGCSANYLTIYETKVEKQYDKFGCLKWLNEFSEYYNHRLQIELNKLRALHRHVNIIYVDYYNAAMTLYRHPAKFGFIGLKACCGKGGPYNFNGSIKCGDPGVNACDDPSKYIGWDGKHLTEAAYKLIVQAFIKGPYSLPQFSSPCLTNANFGYTYSF